In Desulfovibrio oxyclinae DSM 11498, one genomic interval encodes:
- a CDS encoding FxLYD domain-containing protein: MRIVGFLLLVAFFTFSLIAPQLFGDEPREATDASFSQQDHGQSKRTRFIENIGNELAAGKARLVRDTITQQYPDPKEYPEVHGVWQQESAERIRFLRKRIANTPSAKKRVDDLDELRFLLPEDKDVQKRWEQERAKLEKQLYRKARALPASDVLDNYLAYRELSRLFDKPLYAKKTQHYQKKLAEKRRREARIASSDLELLSWEWFTEGRYFHVNGRVKNISGRRLEYVKVLISFFNSNDEFITSDYSYLELTTLMPNQISPFKLMGRANPQMHTARIQFATRGVELQYYKK; the protein is encoded by the coding sequence ATGCGGATAGTCGGGTTTCTCCTGTTGGTGGCCTTTTTCACCTTCAGCCTTATTGCACCACAACTGTTCGGCGACGAGCCCCGTGAAGCCACGGACGCGTCTTTTTCCCAGCAAGACCATGGTCAGAGTAAGCGTACAAGATTCATAGAAAATATCGGGAATGAGCTTGCCGCAGGAAAGGCGCGGCTTGTGCGGGATACTATCACCCAACAGTACCCGGACCCCAAGGAATACCCAGAGGTACATGGTGTCTGGCAGCAAGAGTCTGCCGAGCGCATTCGTTTTCTTCGGAAGCGGATTGCAAACACCCCCTCCGCAAAGAAGCGGGTGGACGATCTGGATGAGCTTCGCTTCCTGCTGCCAGAAGACAAGGACGTCCAGAAACGGTGGGAGCAGGAGAGAGCCAAACTGGAAAAGCAACTCTACCGAAAGGCAAGAGCCCTTCCCGCAAGTGATGTTCTCGACAATTATCTAGCCTACCGGGAACTATCCCGGCTTTTCGACAAGCCTCTCTACGCCAAAAAGACGCAGCACTACCAGAAAAAGCTGGCGGAAAAGCGTCGGCGAGAAGCGAGGATAGCCAGCAGCGACCTTGAACTGCTTTCGTGGGAGTGGTTCACAGAAGGCAGGTATTTTCACGTCAACGGGAGAGTCAAGAACATCTCCGGGAGAAGGCTTGAGTACGTGAAGGTGCTGATATCCTTTTTCAACTCTAATGATGAATTCATCACTTCCGACTATTCCTATCTTGAACTGACGACACTGATGCCTAACCAAATATCCCCATTCAAGCTCATGGGGCGCGCCAACCCTCAAATGCATACAGCCAGAATACAGTTTGCGACGAGAGGGGTGGAGTTGCAGTATTACAAGAAATAA
- a CDS encoding respiratory chain complex I subunit 1 family protein yields MEAIILALIGLVLAPVLGGLLAGLDRRVTAWMQSRKGPPVMQAFYDVAKLFGKESMVVNRWQIFCAWTYLLGAALSVALFFAQADLLLIFFVQAAGAVFMVMGALAAKSPYSQVGAQRELVQILTYEPLLILVFAGMYLVTGSFNVGVIFDHPEPLIAKMPLLFIVLTYALTIKLRKSPFDFSTSHHGHQELVKGVTTEYAGPFLGLVEVAHWYETILVLGIIAMFWSTSIVWCAALLLATYFVEIVLDNATARMTWRWMLKYVWSIGLLMAVVNLIWLNAG; encoded by the coding sequence ATGGAAGCAATAATTCTTGCTCTCATCGGACTGGTGCTTGCCCCGGTTCTCGGCGGTCTGCTGGCCGGTCTCGACCGCCGTGTGACCGCTTGGATGCAGTCCCGCAAAGGGCCGCCGGTCATGCAGGCCTTTTATGACGTGGCTAAGCTGTTCGGCAAAGAGTCCATGGTGGTCAACCGCTGGCAGATATTCTGCGCGTGGACCTACCTGCTGGGCGCCGCGTTGTCCGTGGCCCTGTTCTTTGCTCAGGCCGACCTGCTGCTGATCTTCTTCGTGCAGGCGGCAGGGGCCGTGTTCATGGTAATGGGCGCCCTGGCGGCCAAGTCTCCGTACAGTCAGGTGGGCGCACAGCGCGAGCTGGTGCAGATCCTGACCTACGAGCCGCTGCTCATTCTGGTCTTCGCCGGCATGTACCTTGTCACCGGCAGCTTCAACGTCGGCGTGATCTTCGATCATCCCGAGCCGCTCATCGCCAAGATGCCGCTGCTGTTCATCGTGCTGACCTACGCCCTCACCATCAAGCTGCGCAAATCGCCTTTCGACTTCTCCACCTCCCATCACGGGCATCAGGAGCTGGTCAAGGGCGTCACCACGGAATACGCGGGTCCGTTCCTCGGACTTGTGGAAGTGGCTCACTGGTACGAAACCATTCTGGTTCTCGGCATCATCGCCATGTTCTGGTCCACCAGCATCGTCTGGTGCGCCGCTCTGCTGCTGGCCACCTACTTCGTCGAGATTGTGCTCGACAACGCCACGGCCCGCATGACCTGGCGCTGGATGCTCAAGTACGTCTGGAGCATCGGCCTGCTGATGGCCGTCGTGAACCTCATCTGGCTGAACGCGGGGTAG
- a CDS encoding DUF2335 domain-containing protein, with protein MMAQQVTHYEGPIPDPETLNRYEQIVPGTAERIIAMAEKEQSHRHEIESTVVSAQTSDVRDERKAEARGQWFALVFCTMAIAAGTYSIHAGHPGWGVVLCGATLASVVGIFITRRNGKNDSPPNHTAEPTPTEQAESEQQ; from the coding sequence ATGATGGCTCAGCAGGTAACTCACTACGAAGGGCCGATCCCCGACCCGGAGACCCTGAACCGTTATGAGCAAATAGTTCCCGGCACGGCCGAACGCATCATCGCCATGGCCGAAAAGGAACAAAGCCACCGCCACGAAATCGAATCCACGGTTGTCTCGGCCCAGACGAGCGATGTTCGGGACGAACGCAAAGCCGAAGCTCGCGGGCAATGGTTCGCGCTAGTTTTCTGCACCATGGCCATAGCGGCCGGAACTTATTCCATCCACGCAGGACATCCCGGATGGGGCGTCGTTCTCTGCGGCGCAACGCTTGCTTCCGTTGTCGGTATTTTCATCACCCGGCGCAACGGCAAAAACGACTCTCCCCCCAACCATACTGCCGAACCGACACCGACGGAACAGGCTGAATCGGAACAGCAATAA
- a CDS encoding NADH-quinone oxidoreductase subunit C translates to MQGKEFPVTIENVVSETMRMKNEGYRLVSMTCRQTGDGEAEIIYHFDRDLSLVHLRMSGVDLKQNVPSISGVFFAAIIGENEMRDQYDITFDGLALDFNRSLLLDEEISAVTVPMVNNVKIDPKEGGAE, encoded by the coding sequence GTGCAAGGAAAAGAATTCCCCGTCACCATCGAGAACGTGGTCAGCGAGACCATGCGCATGAAGAACGAGGGGTACCGTCTGGTCAGCATGACCTGCCGCCAGACCGGCGACGGCGAAGCGGAGATCATCTACCACTTCGACAGAGACCTGAGCCTGGTACACCTGCGCATGTCCGGCGTGGATCTGAAACAGAACGTGCCAAGCATCAGCGGCGTCTTCTTCGCCGCCATCATCGGCGAGAACGAAATGCGCGACCAGTACGACATTACCTTCGACGGACTCGCGCTGGACTTCAACCGCTCGCTGCTGCTCGACGAAGAGATATCCGCAGTCACCGTTCCCATGGTTAACAACGTCAAGATCGACCCGAAGGAAGGAGGTGCCGAATAA
- a CDS encoding BRO-N domain-containing protein yields the protein MSSVIPFDFDGDAVRVVMREDEPWFVAKDVCGVLDIGNPRDAVQRLDEDEKDCVGITDAIGRMRSTNAVSESGLYALIFTSRKPEARRFRKWVTSEVLPAIRRQGRYEAAGHAGAIPSASLRLKPALRAQAMHTAVQTAKLGDGCEDDVKRLYAEFCHLFSAKSDPAGEPHGPADGPGELVREFIAAHYEVVDVVRGTMPRRLKTQAIHLYKRFVDWCREEQGIEHDAVPSHNTFGRHLKQVPGVVQVSPTSRVFYNLVPTAGGG from the coding sequence ATGAGTAGCGTGATTCCGTTCGATTTTGACGGCGACGCGGTGCGGGTGGTCATGCGCGAGGACGAACCGTGGTTCGTGGCGAAGGATGTTTGTGGGGTGCTTGATATTGGTAATCCACGTGACGCTGTTCAACGCTTGGACGAAGACGAAAAGGATTGCGTCGGTATTACCGACGCAATCGGTCGTATGAGAAGCACCAACGCCGTTTCCGAGTCCGGCCTTTATGCCCTGATCTTCACCAGCCGCAAGCCCGAAGCAAGGCGGTTTCGCAAGTGGGTCACTTCCGAGGTGCTCCCGGCCATCCGCAGACAGGGCCGATACGAAGCTGCCGGTCACGCGGGAGCCATCCCTTCTGCATCACTGCGACTCAAACCAGCGCTTCGGGCTCAGGCCATGCATACCGCCGTGCAGACCGCCAAGCTCGGCGATGGCTGCGAAGACGACGTGAAACGCCTGTACGCCGAGTTCTGCCACCTGTTCAGCGCCAAGAGCGATCCCGCCGGAGAACCCCATGGCCCGGCGGACGGTCCGGGAGAACTGGTGCGAGAGTTCATAGCCGCACATTACGAGGTGGTAGACGTCGTCCGAGGCACCATGCCGCGACGACTCAAGACTCAGGCCATCCACCTGTACAAACGGTTTGTTGACTGGTGTCGTGAGGAACAGGGCATTGAGCATGACGCCGTTCCTAGCCACAACACCTTTGGCCGCCACCTCAAACAGGTGCCCGGCGTGGTGCAGGTTTCGCCAACCAGCCGCGTATTCTACAACCTCGTTCCCACCGCCGGTGGCGGTTGA
- a CDS encoding NADH-quinone oxidoreductase subunit B family protein, which yields MLKKFIKKSRIKSPWLVHFDCGSCNGCDIETLACLTPLYDVERFGIVNVGNPKHADVLLVTGTVNHRNKKVLKNIYDQMPEPKAVIAIGACGLSGGVFRDAYNVVGGVDKVIPVDVYVPGCPSKPEAIIDGVVEALNKFAEKVEAAD from the coding sequence ATGCTGAAAAAGTTCATCAAGAAATCGAGAATAAAGTCGCCGTGGCTCGTCCACTTCGACTGCGGCTCATGCAACGGCTGCGACATTGAAACGCTGGCCTGCCTGACGCCCCTGTACGACGTGGAGCGCTTCGGCATCGTCAACGTGGGCAACCCTAAGCACGCCGACGTGCTGCTGGTCACCGGCACGGTGAACCACCGCAACAAGAAGGTGCTCAAGAACATCTATGACCAGATGCCCGAGCCCAAGGCCGTCATCGCCATCGGCGCATGCGGACTGTCCGGCGGCGTCTTCAGGGACGCCTACAACGTGGTCGGCGGCGTGGACAAGGTTATCCCCGTGGACGTCTACGTGCCCGGTTGCCCGTCCAAGCCCGAAGCCATCATTGACGGCGTGGTCGAGGCCCTGAACAAGTTCGCCGAAAAGGTCGAGGCCGCCGACTAA
- a CDS encoding terminase gpA endonuclease subunit, with protein MLKPVPPQKQKNKVRRVRVTPPAWLPESVRTLCLEAQRHRFGLGHQVRKVMRKRRREPISKWVEHARVLSMSSKPGPWRNSRTPYLTGIMESSFHPAVQDVAVIKSPQVGGSEFVNNCIGYASSFDPGPGMFVYPDIETAKDNNRERITPMFEESPELRDLLSGSDNDKTGIKLKLVGMPLYMAWARSVSRLGNRPIRYLVLDEVDKYPRLTSKDEADPISLALARTTTYRYNKKVWRISTPTTEDGPIWLAWNNAVARFEFWVRCPECGMFHVMAFDQIKFPEDERNPEVIKNKALAWYECPHCGGFWDDSARDRAVRAGQWREQSTGMELAQHLRQAEPKSVAFHIPAWLSTFVSLSECVYWFLKGNDKKNRQRMAHLRHFMNAIKAEPWQEYEIQRDEDRILALCDSRPRGRVPATPEGERSLIAGLVAGVDTQKRGFYYSIRAFAYGENWESWLVRAGQVVTFEDLTSVLWGSEYRDADGNVHPIRLTLIDAMGDRTREVYQYCAGHRGKIMPIQGKQYLAATPVKYSDIEYYPGTKSRIPGGLSLMQIDTTFFKNDLAAAMAIEPGDPGMFHLHADTSQDYAQQLCAEWFDEEKRVWLCPDHKDNHYWDCEVYARAAWYALGGPFLKRPGSAPKQPTARPARQGSLVGTRPTWFSR; from the coding sequence ATGCTTAAACCTGTCCCCCCGCAGAAGCAGAAGAACAAGGTCCGCCGGGTGCGCGTCACTCCGCCCGCTTGGCTGCCCGAGTCCGTGCGGACCCTGTGCCTAGAGGCGCAGCGCCACCGGTTCGGCCTCGGGCATCAGGTGCGAAAGGTCATGCGCAAGCGTCGGCGGGAGCCCATCAGCAAGTGGGTCGAGCACGCCCGCGTCCTGTCGATGAGCTCGAAGCCCGGACCGTGGCGCAACTCGCGCACGCCCTACCTCACCGGCATCATGGAGTCGAGCTTTCATCCGGCGGTGCAGGACGTGGCCGTCATCAAGTCCCCTCAGGTCGGCGGTTCGGAGTTCGTCAACAACTGCATCGGCTACGCCTCCAGCTTCGACCCGGGCCCGGGCATGTTCGTCTATCCTGACATTGAAACGGCCAAGGACAACAACCGCGAACGCATCACCCCCATGTTCGAGGAATCCCCGGAGCTCCGCGACCTGCTGTCCGGCAGCGACAACGACAAGACCGGGATCAAGCTCAAGCTCGTGGGCATGCCGCTCTACATGGCATGGGCGCGATCAGTATCCCGACTCGGGAACCGCCCTATCCGCTATCTGGTGCTGGACGAAGTGGACAAGTATCCGCGCCTGACCAGCAAAGACGAGGCCGACCCCATATCGCTGGCGCTGGCCCGCACCACGACCTATCGCTACAACAAGAAGGTTTGGCGCATTAGCACCCCGACCACCGAGGACGGGCCGATCTGGCTGGCGTGGAACAACGCTGTGGCCCGCTTCGAGTTCTGGGTACGCTGTCCCGAGTGCGGCATGTTCCATGTCATGGCCTTCGACCAGATCAAATTTCCCGAAGACGAGCGGAACCCCGAAGTCATCAAGAACAAGGCCCTTGCCTGGTACGAATGTCCCCACTGCGGCGGATTCTGGGATGACTCGGCGCGCGACCGCGCGGTGCGCGCCGGGCAATGGCGAGAGCAGTCCACGGGCATGGAGCTGGCGCAGCATCTGCGGCAGGCCGAACCCAAGTCCGTGGCGTTCCATATCCCGGCGTGGCTTTCGACCTTCGTCTCCCTGTCCGAATGCGTCTACTGGTTCCTCAAGGGAAACGACAAGAAGAACCGGCAGCGCATGGCCCACCTGCGTCACTTCATGAACGCCATCAAGGCGGAGCCGTGGCAGGAGTACGAGATCCAGCGCGACGAAGACCGCATACTGGCACTGTGCGACAGCCGCCCACGCGGCCGCGTGCCCGCCACGCCCGAAGGCGAACGGTCGTTGATCGCCGGGCTCGTGGCCGGCGTGGATACCCAGAAGCGCGGTTTCTACTACTCCATACGCGCGTTTGCCTACGGAGAGAACTGGGAGAGCTGGCTGGTGCGCGCCGGTCAGGTCGTTACCTTCGAGGACCTGACGTCCGTGCTCTGGGGCTCGGAATACCGGGACGCCGACGGCAACGTGCACCCCATCCGGCTGACGCTCATCGATGCCATGGGAGATCGGACGCGCGAAGTCTACCAGTATTGCGCCGGGCACCGGGGCAAGATCATGCCCATTCAGGGCAAGCAGTATCTGGCGGCCACGCCGGTCAAGTATTCGGACATCGAATACTACCCCGGCACCAAGAGCCGCATCCCGGGCGGACTGAGCCTCATGCAGATCGACACGACCTTTTTCAAGAACGACCTCGCTGCGGCCATGGCCATCGAGCCGGGCGATCCGGGCATGTTCCACCTGCACGCGGACACGTCTCAGGACTACGCCCAGCAGCTCTGCGCGGAATGGTTCGACGAGGAAAAGCGCGTCTGGCTCTGCCCGGACCACAAGGACAACCATTACTGGGACTGCGAGGTGTACGCGAGGGCCGCATGGTATGCGCTCGGCGGTCCCTTCCTCAAGCG
- a CDS encoding pyridoxamine 5'-phosphate oxidase family protein, protein MNQDMLELVRAKDICVMGTRGSDCPHLSLMAYVRDSETGCFILYTHPDTGKWENLRADPRLSLLIDSRDDDLPGNRKQAKALTITAVHQATDAQEENRLREIFLLRHPHMLEFIEHGAVMIRAEPRSYKLLTGIDRIDFEEV, encoded by the coding sequence ATGAATCAGGACATGCTCGAACTTGTCAGGGCAAAGGACATATGTGTCATGGGCACCCGGGGAAGCGACTGCCCCCACCTCTCGCTCATGGCCTACGTGCGCGACTCCGAGACAGGCTGCTTCATCCTGTATACGCATCCGGACACCGGCAAGTGGGAGAACCTCCGGGCCGACCCGCGGTTGAGCCTACTCATCGACAGCAGGGATGACGATCTGCCCGGCAATCGCAAGCAGGCCAAAGCCCTCACCATCACCGCCGTGCATCAGGCCACCGACGCACAAGAGGAAAATCGACTCAGGGAGATATTCCTGCTGCGGCATCCCCACATGCTTGAATTCATCGAGCACGGTGCGGTGATGATCCGGGCCGAGCCGCGCAGCTACAAGCTTCTCACCGGAATCGACAGGATTGATTTCGAAGAAGTGTAA
- a CDS encoding NADH-quinone oxidoreductase subunit L, with translation MTNLLLSLILFPIAAGVGCYVLRMSVARTILVAATAVVVTVSAVALMGQVPSTVVLGDVMGLEWGAIVAVADFALLATVLYFGFKFKNVLVQAFTGTQLVLLAVFEFLILDHDAVTVPIAADNLSLIMVLVISVVGSIICLYGLPYMKRHEAHQNLAKSKQPRFFLFLVLLIGVMNGLVLTNNMLWLYLFFEMTTFCSFILIGHDEKVDSPRNALRALWMGSAGGLMLLSGIVWLYLQTGSLDIQNIIATADSSGPMLLAVGLVCIGGFVKAAQIPFQSWLLGAMVAPTPVSALLHSSTMVKAGVYIVLRFAPIYEGTFLGYGIALCGAFTFVACAAMAVGQSNGKKILAYSTISNLGLIIACAGINTPLAMTAAIMLIIFHAVSKALLFLCVGTIEQAIGSKDIEDMRGLYATHPRTALITIIGIVSMLLPPFGVLMSKWMALEAASGNMVLIILLALGSAVSVVYWARWAGILMGSRPANAPAEKQPLLISAPLMLLCLMAVGFSFLAPPIYSAWVAPMFTQAPFSVHYGMLNSAMGGFMVYPLFIVAGLGLLYIIRRTIKGGGIKESRPYMGGANIGETDFNGPMNVAVPYAAGNYYLGELFGEERLTFWVNAAACALIVLMMGGAL, from the coding sequence ATGACCAACTTGCTGCTTTCACTCATCCTGTTCCCGATCGCAGCCGGTGTGGGGTGTTACGTTCTGAGAATGAGCGTGGCGCGGACCATACTGGTCGCGGCCACCGCAGTAGTGGTGACCGTTTCCGCGGTCGCACTGATGGGACAAGTCCCGTCGACTGTGGTGTTGGGAGACGTGATGGGACTGGAGTGGGGCGCGATAGTCGCGGTGGCCGACTTCGCCCTTCTCGCAACGGTCCTTTATTTCGGTTTCAAATTCAAAAACGTGCTGGTGCAGGCGTTCACTGGAACGCAGCTGGTTCTGCTGGCCGTTTTTGAGTTTCTGATTCTGGACCACGATGCCGTCACGGTACCTATTGCCGCTGACAACCTTTCTCTCATTATGGTGCTGGTCATTTCCGTGGTCGGTTCCATCATTTGCCTTTACGGACTTCCGTATATGAAAAGGCATGAGGCACATCAGAATCTCGCAAAGTCCAAGCAGCCGAGATTCTTCCTGTTCCTCGTCCTTCTCATTGGCGTGATGAACGGCTTGGTGCTGACCAACAACATGCTGTGGCTCTATCTCTTCTTTGAGATGACCACGTTCTGTTCCTTTATTCTCATCGGGCATGATGAAAAAGTGGATTCGCCGCGCAACGCACTGCGCGCATTGTGGATGGGCAGCGCCGGGGGGCTTATGCTGCTCAGCGGAATCGTCTGGCTTTACCTGCAGACCGGTTCCCTCGACATCCAGAACATCATCGCCACCGCCGACTCTTCCGGTCCCATGTTGTTGGCCGTCGGACTGGTCTGCATCGGCGGATTCGTCAAGGCCGCGCAGATTCCGTTCCAGAGCTGGCTTCTGGGTGCAATGGTCGCCCCGACTCCGGTCTCGGCGCTGCTGCACTCATCCACGATGGTCAAGGCCGGCGTGTACATCGTCCTGCGCTTTGCGCCCATCTACGAGGGAACCTTCCTCGGCTACGGCATAGCGCTCTGCGGCGCCTTCACGTTCGTGGCCTGCGCCGCCATGGCGGTGGGGCAGAGCAACGGCAAGAAGATTCTCGCCTATTCCACCATCTCGAACCTCGGCCTGATCATCGCCTGTGCGGGCATCAACACGCCGCTGGCAATGACCGCCGCCATCATGCTCATCATCTTCCACGCCGTGTCCAAGGCGCTGCTCTTCCTGTGCGTCGGCACCATCGAGCAGGCCATCGGCAGCAAGGACATCGAAGACATGCGCGGCCTTTACGCAACGCATCCGCGCACGGCGCTCATTACCATTATAGGTATCGTCAGCATGCTCCTGCCTCCCTTCGGCGTGCTCATGTCCAAGTGGATGGCCCTTGAAGCCGCCTCCGGCAACATGGTGCTGATCATCCTGCTGGCGCTCGGCAGCGCGGTGAGCGTTGTCTACTGGGCACGCTGGGCAGGAATCCTCATGGGATCCCGTCCTGCGAACGCTCCCGCGGAAAAGCAGCCGCTGCTCATAAGCGCGCCGCTGATGCTCCTGTGCCTCATGGCCGTGGGCTTCAGCTTCCTCGCTCCGCCGATCTACAGCGCATGGGTCGCCCCCATGTTCACCCAGGCTCCGTTCTCCGTGCATTACGGCATGCTGAACTCGGCCATGGGCGGATTCATGGTCTACCCGCTGTTCATCGTGGCGGGTCTGGGCCTGCTGTACATCATTCGCCGCACCATCAAGGGCGGCGGCATCAAGGAGTCCCGTCCGTACATGGGCGGCGCCAACATTGGTGAAACCGACTTCAACGGTCCCATGAACGTGGCGGTGCCCTATGCCGCCGGAAACTATTATCTGGGCGAGCTCTTTGGTGAAGAGCGGCTGACCTTCTGGGTCAACGCAGCCGCCTGCGCCCTGATCGTGCTGATGATGGGAGGTGCTCTCTAA
- a CDS encoding DNA primase family protein codes for MPNSQPQHPEEIKKAVTERAQNEQREFGSANPSGKEPITDRFYEQCFWEDQDGDADLFRRIFEGRLVYDYREDAWYRFEDHSWRRLYGEQVLSCTRDLVKEWTRAMWRYQKRRQETSDGDECDRLEKWEKRFKSRADSLKKITRKRSIISLAKTMDDFLFHGEWDQVPLRFACANGVINLETFELEPGRPQDYIRTASPAEYDPDAKCDTWEQFLLEIFDGDVETIEYIQKVFGYSITGLANINRFHLFYGEHGQNGKGTMLETLFQVLGDYASPIQSEMLLDRGVPKNPDAPSASLYDLYGKRVIWGSETEENRRFSAAAVKFLAGGDTVWCRAPHAKEPIKFPPTHSLFLLTNHRPGISAKETAFWSRCRVVPFNLSFVENPRQSFERPYNPKLKLELTQELPGILRWIVDGCQKWQADGHLEWSQAVKEATTGYRDEVDICLKFFREVCIENEQSRIQSSDLYTAFKVWALESGVQQKRYLWSSNKWGREMTAFVQRTPGISKTDSKKSSVVHYLGFTVTEDYWKAVHDE; via the coding sequence ATGCCTAATTCTCAGCCGCAACACCCAGAAGAAATTAAGAAAGCTGTCACAGAACGCGCTCAAAACGAGCAGCGCGAGTTTGGTAGTGCGAATCCCAGTGGCAAAGAGCCAATCACCGATCGGTTCTATGAGCAATGTTTCTGGGAGGATCAGGACGGCGACGCCGACCTGTTCCGGAGGATCTTCGAGGGCCGTCTTGTATACGACTACCGCGAAGACGCATGGTACCGCTTCGAGGATCACTCTTGGCGACGGCTTTACGGCGAACAGGTCCTTTCGTGCACACGCGATCTGGTCAAGGAATGGACCCGCGCCATGTGGCGATACCAGAAGCGGCGGCAAGAAACGAGCGACGGAGATGAATGTGATCGTCTCGAAAAATGGGAGAAGCGCTTCAAGAGCCGCGCCGACTCTCTCAAGAAGATCACACGCAAGCGCTCAATCATTTCGCTGGCCAAAACAATGGACGACTTCCTGTTCCATGGGGAGTGGGATCAGGTCCCGCTGCGCTTCGCCTGCGCCAACGGCGTCATCAACCTCGAAACCTTCGAGCTGGAGCCGGGGCGACCACAGGACTACATCCGCACTGCCAGCCCAGCCGAGTATGACCCGGACGCAAAGTGCGATACCTGGGAACAGTTCCTTCTCGAAATATTCGACGGTGATGTGGAGACCATCGAATATATCCAGAAGGTGTTCGGCTACTCCATTACTGGCTTGGCGAACATCAACCGGTTCCACCTGTTCTACGGAGAGCATGGCCAGAACGGTAAGGGCACCATGCTGGAAACGCTGTTTCAGGTGTTGGGTGACTACGCCTCGCCGATCCAGTCCGAAATGCTGCTCGATCGTGGCGTGCCCAAGAACCCGGACGCGCCGTCAGCATCATTGTACGATCTCTACGGCAAGCGCGTCATATGGGGATCGGAGACCGAGGAAAACCGCCGATTCAGCGCGGCCGCAGTCAAGTTTCTTGCCGGCGGGGATACGGTCTGGTGTCGCGCCCCTCACGCCAAGGAACCGATCAAGTTTCCACCCACACACTCCCTGTTCCTGCTGACGAACCATCGCCCGGGCATTTCGGCCAAGGAGACCGCGTTCTGGTCACGCTGCCGGGTGGTCCCTTTCAATCTCTCCTTCGTGGAAAACCCGCGGCAGAGTTTCGAGCGTCCATACAACCCGAAGCTGAAGCTGGAGCTGACGCAGGAGCTCCCCGGTATCCTGCGATGGATCGTTGACGGCTGTCAGAAGTGGCAAGCCGACGGGCATCTTGAGTGGAGTCAGGCCGTCAAGGAAGCCACCACGGGCTACCGGGATGAAGTGGACATTTGCCTCAAGTTTTTCCGCGAGGTCTGCATTGAAAACGAACAGAGCAGAATCCAGTCCTCGGATCTGTACACAGCGTTCAAGGTCTGGGCGCTTGAATCCGGAGTACAGCAGAAACGGTACCTGTGGAGCTCCAACAAGTGGGGCCGGGAGATGACCGCTTTCGTCCAGCGAACGCCCGGAATCAGCAAGACGGACTCGAAGAAGTCGAGCGTGGTGCACTACCTCGGCTTCACTGTGACCGAAGACTACTGGAAGGCCGTCCATGATGAATAG
- a CDS encoding phosphoadenosine phosphosulfate reductase family protein — translation MNCNSLPRKIERAEGLLKEQARENAAEIGVAWTGGKDSTAALLLWREVLQFLGGGPVRAICVDTGFKFPEVVRFRRELASKWNIDVHVAEPSVDIGTYPVASDPLQCCRDLKVAPLLRALSETGLKGLVTGIRRDEHPDRAARAAVERRREPDHLLINPILDWTETDVWAFHHLADIPHCELYARGYRSLGCVPCTEKAGSGGERAGRDARKERVMNELTALGYF, via the coding sequence ATGAATTGCAACAGTCTTCCGCGGAAGATCGAACGCGCCGAGGGGTTGCTCAAGGAGCAGGCGCGGGAGAACGCTGCGGAAATCGGGGTCGCCTGGACGGGTGGAAAGGATTCCACGGCGGCCCTGCTCCTGTGGAGGGAGGTTCTGCAGTTTCTGGGGGGCGGGCCGGTCCGCGCGATCTGCGTGGATACGGGCTTCAAATTTCCCGAAGTCGTCCGTTTTCGCCGTGAACTGGCGAGCAAATGGAACATCGACGTCCACGTGGCCGAACCCTCCGTGGACATCGGGACCTACCCTGTGGCTTCAGACCCGCTTCAGTGCTGCCGCGACCTCAAGGTCGCGCCGCTTTTGCGTGCGCTTTCCGAGACGGGCCTCAAGGGCCTTGTCACCGGAATCCGGCGCGACGAGCATCCCGACCGTGCCGCCCGAGCTGCGGTGGAGCGTCGCAGAGAGCCGGACCATCTGCTGATCAACCCGATTCTGGATTGGACCGAGACGGATGTCTGGGCATTTCATCACCTCGCGGATATTCCGCATTGCGAATTGTACGCCCGTGGTTACCGTTCCCTCGGGTGTGTGCCGTGTACCGAAAAAGCCGGAAGCGGAGGAGAGCGAGCCGGCCGCGATGCCCGCAAGGAGCGGGTGATGAACGAGTTGACCGCGCTAGGGTATTTCTAG